From Symphalangus syndactylus isolate Jambi chromosome 5, NHGRI_mSymSyn1-v2.1_pri, whole genome shotgun sequence:
ATGTGTACTCTGCAGTTGTTGGCTAGAAGGTTCTGTAAATGTTAATTAAATCAAGTTGGTTGGTAGTATTTTAATGTTGTCTTCTGTATCTCTATTGATTTCCTGTCTTCTTGCTCTATCAAATACTAAGAAAGGGAATGTGGAAATCTCCAATTATTATTGTAGACATCTATTTTTCCTTCCAGTTCTATTaggttttgctttatgtattttggagcTCTGTTATTAGGCATATACATGTTTAGATTATTatgttttcttgaaaaattaaCCATTTATCATTAAGAAATGTTCCTCCTTATCCCTGGTAATAATTCTTGTTCCAAAACTACTTTTCCTCAaattaatatagccattccagGTTTCTGATAATTgtttgcattatatatttttgtattcttttaattttaacctagctgtgtctttatatttaaagtgagtttcttgtagacagcacaTAGTTGAGTCTTGCCCTTTTATCCAATCTGATGAAATTATGTATAAATCCACCATTtgggtatttttttatttgtcccatctattctttgttccttttctcctccttcctgacttttttgtattttttatcttgttttgtttGGGTATTCCATTCGATCTTCACTGGCTTATTAGCTATCCTTTGTTACTATATCAGTGTTTGCTCTGATTTTACAAAGTgcatctttaacttatcacagtGTACTCTCAAATATACCAGTTCCCAAGAAATGTGGAACCATACAACAGTATACTTCCACTTCCCCTCCCATCCTTTCAGCTGTCATCATCCATTTTACTTCTATAGAGGTTATAAACTCCACAAACATTGTTATTACTCTTGCTTTCAACAGTTgagtatctttctttcttttttctttttttttttttttaagacagggtctcactttgtcacccagactggagtgcagtggtgcaatcatggctcactgcagcctcaacctcctgggctcaagcagtcctcccacctcagcctcccaagtagctgggactacaggcatgtgaggctgcagtgagccgtgactgcaacactacactctggcctgggtgacagagttagaccctgccttaaaaaaacaaaaagaaagaaggaaagatactCAACTGTTGAAATCAAGagtaataacaatgtattgtgggGTTTATAACCTCTATGGAAGTAAAATGGATGACAACagctgaatttttgtattttttgtagagacagagtcttgctgtgttgcccaggctggtctcaaattcctgggcttaagcaatttgcccaccttggcctcccaaagtactaagattacaggcatgagccactgcacccagcccagctgAGTATCtttcagagaaaattttaaagaaggaaataatatgtTTCATATTTACCCACATTTTTGCCATTTCTGATACTCTGTCTTCCTTTATGTAGATCCAAGTTTTTATCTGATATCATCTTTTCAGCCCTAAGAacttttctttaacatttcttataataCAGGTCTGATGGCAATACATTCTTTCAGCTTGTCTTTGTCTGAAAAGGtgcttgtttttctgttctttttttaaaattcattttatctgATTTAGATTTATGGGTTCacagggtgtttttttttctttcagcactttaaatatttcatttcaatgttttccatttgcatcatTTCTAACAAGAAGTCTATGATATCTTATTTTCGTTCCTCTCCACATAGTGTTTTGgttttctggctgcttttaagattttttttcctttttcattgattttcagCAATTTGGTTATGTTGTATCTTAAGgtggttttctttgtgtttattctgcTCAGGAGTCATTGAGCTTCTGAAATTGGTAGATTTATAGTTTTAATCCaccaatttatatttgaaaatttctcagactgtttttcaattaaaaaaattttctgagactccaattacatgtatatttgatattttgatattgtcccacaggtaatttttttccatttttttttttctctctgaactttattttgaggctatgttTAAGGCTTTTTAGGCCAGGCCTTTAGATAGCCTTTACTCTAAGGCTAATTTAGCCTCATCACTAAGACATGACCCTTCTGGGCTCTGCTTAATGCCTGATGGGGTCCCTCCATGCTGGTGGGGGGAAACATGAGCAATTCCTACATCAGCTGCTGTTTGACTTCCAGCCCTGGTCACTGGTCTTCCTCCAGCTTCATGGAGTTTTGAGCAGTTGGGGAGTCAATCAAAGACCCTAAAAGAATTTCTAGAACTCTTTCTCTATATCGTTTTCTCCTCTCTGCTGGTATTCTGTCTCACAAATTCTAGCCACCTCAGCTTTCATGAGTTCTGATCTTGGTCACCTCAACTCAGTAAGACAACTGGGTTCTgtattcttctctctctctctctctctttctctctccctctccctctccctctctctgtctctcccataGTCCAAAAATTGCCCCTGGGCAGAAGGCTGGGGCGCACTTAGAGGCTCACCTCATCTGTTTCCCTCTCTCAGGGATATCAGTCCTGAGCTGTCTATAGTCCAGTATCTGAAATCAATTGCTTTCTCTCCAAACAAGATGGCCAATGTGTACACCGTATGGCCACTGGGGCCCTGGGCGCCAGCTGGGGCCTGCTGGGCCCACCCAGCTCTTCTATTTGTCCAGTTTCCTAGTATTTACAGTGCAAGGATGGATGTTACTCCCTTGTGATCAGAATCAGAAGTCTCAGGAATATATATTTTAGCAAAAACTCAGGAGTTCACACTgatatttctgttatttctatAACTTTTCAAATGTTATTGTGAGGTTTTAgcttacttttttaattttattcttgtatttcttttattttaccttaaaatCTTAGTTCCTAATAGGATTAACATAATCCTACAGTATAcatcaaataattttgaaatagtaGTATCAATATTATTACCaacaataaggccaggcacagcagctcattcctataatctcagcactttgggaggccaaggcagaaagatctcttgagctcaggagttcaagatcagcctaggcaacatagcgagaccctgtctctacaaaaaaaaaaaaaaaacttaattagccagatgtggtggtgtgaacatgtagtcccagctactcgggaggctgaggcaggatcatgggagcccaggggtttgaggctgcagtgggccatgatcatgccacagagcgagaacctgtctccaaaacaaaacaaacaaaaccaacaaaacaaaaccccagaaaCCAATAAGACTATTGCATAgaatttaaaattcctttttgccTTTAGAGTAAGTGCCAATGAAAAAGAGGAATCAAAGTGCACTATTATAAAATTCCTTGATCTTGATGTAATTCTGTGTATGTGTGGTTATGTTACTAACTTAGTATGTGGtctaattcatttctttcttttttttcttctggttccTTGATCTTGGGCGAACTCATTTCTTTCAGAGTGTTTTCAAGTTTTAGgaactcattttttctctttctaaaaattttttagtgttccccgccccacccccacaaAGATACggcctcactatattgcccagtctggtctcaaactcctggcctcaagcaatccttctgcctcagcctcccaagtagctgggatcacaggcatgagccaccacacctggcttccttttacatataactttatttttcaaatggttAAGACATTTACACGATTCCAAAGTCAAAATCATGTGAGATAACACTCAAAGAATTTTTGCTTCAATCCCTTTCTTCTTACCTTTATTCCCTCTCTGCCTATACATAGTGAATTCAATCAGGTTTTGGTTTAACCTTccagagtttgtttttgtttgttttgagacagagtctctctctggaGTGCCgaggcaccatctcggctcactgcaacctctgccttccgggctcaagcgagtctcgtgcctcagtctcccgagtagctgggattacaggcatgcaccaccacacccggcaaagttttgtatttttagtagagacagggtttcaccatgttgaccaggctggtctcgaactcctgacctcaaatgaccctcccaccttggcctcccaaagtgccgggattacaagcgtgagccaccgcacttggcccctTTTTGTAAACATAAGTAAATACATGTttgcatacatatatttacattgcACCCCTTTCACAAATATAGCACACTATATGCATATTGTAAActtccttttttcacttaataatatatcCTAGAAACCACTCACTCTCTGCATGTAGAAttatctccctctctcctctgccctctgctcctctccctctttctcctacAGTCACATAGCACTACTCCATTGTGTGGCTGGATCATAGTTTGTTCAACCAAGCCCCAGCTTGTTTGGTGGTTTCCCTTTAATGGGGAGCCATCCCCAGTCCCCTGGCTATCCCCACCTTTACTGCTCCCAAGTTCTCAGGAGGGAAACTATTGGTGAAGGGTGGCAGTTGTCCTGCTAGGGTCAAAGGTCAGAGACGGGGCACCCAGAGACCTTTACTAAGCTGACTTACGCAGGGAGATGGGGTACTTTTTAGAAGGTGACATTTCTCTTGCTGAAACCTGATCTATTTTTCCTGTCAATGCAGATCTGGAAACAGTTGCCACATCTAAAGGCAGTCGTGATATATAAAGAACCTCCTCCAAACAAGATGGCCAATGTGTACACGGTATGGGCAGCGGGGCCCTGGGCGCCAGGTGAGGCCTGTTGGGCCCACCCAGCTGACCTAGCCTGCCTGCTCCCTGCATCTGGCTACAGATGGAGGAATTCATGGAGCTGGGGAATGAAGTGCCTGAGGAAGCCCTGGACGCCATCATTGACACCCAGCAGCCCAACCAGTGCTGTGTGCTAGTCTACACTTCTGGCACCACTGGGAACCCCAAGGGGGTGATGCTGAGTCAAGACAATGTAGGACAGATGGCCGGTGGGCGGGGGGGAGGGTGCAAGGGGGTTTTGGGTGAATCTGGGCCATGGCTCTGCCCCTGTAGCCCCTGGGAAAGCTTCTCGGGCGACTCTGCTCTAGGAGCTGGGATAGGTAGAACAGCGCATCAATCTGTGGCCCAGACTGAGCTCAgcaagggggaggggaggcctgTCCTGGGGTTTTCAGAGCCTGCAGAGATGCCACAGGGGGCACCACACTGGGGCTGGCCCCCAGCGTGGCCACAGTTGTGAGCACCGCCAGGGCTGGCTTGTGGACGCTGCTGGGATCCATCTACTTGTCCTCCAGATCACGTGGACGGCACGGTACGGCAGCCAGGCCGGTGACATCCGGCCGGCAGAAGTCCAGCAGGAGGTGGTAGTCAGCTACCTGCCCCTCAGCCACATTGCCGCCCAGATCTACGACCTGTGGACAGGCATCCAGTGGGGGGCCCAGGTCTGCTTTGCCGAACCCGACGCCCTGAAGGTCAGTCTGCCTTTACCGTCTGTCCATCTGAGCTTGTGTGCCAGGCCATGTCCACATGTGTCCGTGGGCCCTgactgtgcatttgtgtgtgtgctgttCCTGTGCATGTATCAGTCAGAATTCTGTCAGCTGCAATGGGCACAGCCTGACTCAAATGACCAAACAAGAAGGGAAactaggccagacgtggtggttcatgcctgtaatcccagcactttgggaggccgaggcaggcagatcacgaggtcagaagatcaagaccatcctggctaacacggtgaaaccccatctccactaaaaatacaaaaaattagctgcgagtggtggcaggtgcctgtagtcccagctactagggaggctgaggcaggagaatggcgtgaacccgggaggcggagcttgcagtgagccaagatcacgccactgcactccagcctgggcgacagagtgagactccgtctcaaaaaaaaaaaaaaaaaaggaaggaaacctgATGCCATTACATAAAGTCAAGTCAGAGTTGTTCGCGGGACTTGTGACATGGTCAAGGATGGGCATCCTCAGAGTATCACCAGATGGCTACAGCCCTTCCCTGAATCCCAGCCTCACAAGATATACCTGTTCTTTGGACACTTATTTTAACTGTGAGGAAAACTTTCCCAGAAACCCTCCAGCAAGTTTCCCTCCACCAGCatctcagtgtcccaaagtgtcACCTGTCTGTTCTCAAACCAAATGCTGCCAAGGGGAATGGGATTCTTGTGTCTGAATTAGACTCATGGAGAGTTGCCACGCTCAGGGCTGGGATGAGACTGAGGTCAGCACTGACTGCCTGACCGCTGCCTGCCACCAGGGTTCTGTGAGCAAAAAGCAAGGTGACAGCCATTGAGGAAACAGTATGTGCCACACCTTGCGTGCAGGTGTGTGTGGGTGCCTGTTGAGCACGTGTGTGCCGCCGGCATGCCTGGCTGGTGAGAGGGGACCCCTGGGCCCCAGCTGCCCCTGACCCAACAGACCTGCCTCTTCTGGTGTGAACAGGGGAGCCTGGTGAACACGCTGCGGGAGGTGGAGCCCACATCACACATGGGGGTGCCCCGGGTGTGGGAGAAGATCATGGAGCGCATCCAGGAGGTGGCGGCTCAGTCTGGCTTCATCCGGCGCAAGATGCTGCTGTGGGCCATGTCGGTGACCTTGGAGCAGAACCTCACCTGCCCTGGCAGGTACAGAGGGCCCACGGCGGGAGGCCTGGGGAGAGAGTGGGCTGGGTCATAACCCAAAACACAGTGAGGCTCTGATACGCCATGCCTGTCTGGGTTCCAGTGGCCGGGCAGCTCTGGAGACCCCGTGCAGAGGCCCCATCAATGACTGGGCTTGAGCTCCTATGCATTTCCCAGGGCCTGCTGGGGACAGTCGCTCCACCTTTGGATTCTTACTGGGAGGACTAACTTGCTTTCTCTGAAGTGAAATTCACCTCCCTGGGAGCAGCTTCTGGCACAATCTCCTgaggtctcctgacctcagtagGTGGCTAGAGAAGGGGCCACAGTGATCAGGACTTAGCCTTTCCAGCCTTTTCAACATCCCAAGTGACTCCTCAGATATCTTGCCCTTTCTATCTTTCTATAGCTTTTAAAATTCCCACATAGTTCTATGGAGGGTCAGTGACGTAAATCTGGCTTGGTTTCAATTTAGAAGTAGTTTCCATTCCCCATGTACCTGTGAAATGGTATGTTTCATAAGATGTGTGTACATATCTGTGCATCCACAGCTTCATTTGCACAGACACGAAACATGAATATGCatgaacaggccgggcgcggtggctcacgcttgtaatcccagcactttgggaggccgaggcgggcggatcatgaggtcaggagatcgagaccatggtgaaaccccgtctctactaaaaaatagaaaaaattatccgggcgtggtggcgggcgcctgtagtcccagctactcggagaggctgaggcaggagaatggcgtgaacccgggagggggagcttgcagtgagccgagattgcgctactgcactccagcctgggcgacagagcgagactccgtctcaaaaaaaaaaaaaaaaaaaaaaaaaaaaaaagaatatgcatgAACAAAGCATTTGTGGGCTTCACTGGGGTCCCACgtttatacatgtgtatacacaaatacatactTCAAGTTTCTGTGCATGTGTATTGTGTGTGCAAAATGGCATGTGTCTGTGTTGTTGCCTGTACACAGCTGAATCTGTTTGACTTCCTGGGTCAAGACATATTTGCACACAACCATGTGCCTGCATACCTACATCTGCATGCATGTTCACGGGCAGGCTCAATATTCAAACCAACCAACTGGAACAGACAACTGGAATGGCCAAGCCAGGGTGTTCTCACTGAATACCACCATACCACccttttaatgtgtgtgtgtgtgtgtgtgatttcttCTGTGAGCCATTCTCCCTCTCCCACCAGCGACCTGAAGCCCTTCACAACCAGACTGGCAGATTACCTGGTGCTAGCCAAGGTCCGCCAGGCACTGGGATTTGCCAAGTGTCAGAAGAACTTCTATGGAGCGGCCCCCATGACGGCAGAGACACAGCGCTTCTTCCTGGGCCTCAACATCCGCTTGTATGCGGGCTACGGCCTCAGTGAGACCTCAGGCCCCCACTTCATGTCCAGCCCCTACAACTACCGGCTGTACAGGTGAGGCTCGAGGCTGCCACACACATGCATGCCCATGCGCCCTTGCTGGTACTACTTTGTGCCCGCCTGCTGAGTGCCCTGGGGACCCCCTTCTCTTTGCACTCCAGTTGGGTCCCAGAGACCTGGCCACTGGGCTATGGAGCCCCTCAGAGCCAACAATGCCATCTTGGGCCAAGTCCCTAGCTTATCCTCCTCAGTCTAGTGGGAGTGGCCTCTGCCACCGTGTCGTGTGAGTCTGTGGTTGAAAACAGCCTGCACAGCCCAGGTGCCCCCTGAACAGGGGTCTACCTGTGGAGCAGTTTTTCTCTGGCCCTTCCCTCTTTGGGGTGGGGTGTGCTCCAGCATGTTCCAGGAGAGCGGATGGCCCGGGGCCAGCTGGGGTAGGAGTTGGGGGGACCAGGCCAGCCTCCTAATGGGCGGTGAGGGCACTCAGTTCTGGGGAGTGATTTGCAGGATCATCTTATGATTAAATATCTCCTCTCCTTGCCAGCCTATCACAGTGCTCCAAGTTCTACCATTACCATTTcatttgttccttccttccttcattccctaAAACCCTTTACTTGGCTCTACCTTTCAGCACTAAGTCCCCTGTTAAAATACAAAAGCCCTGTGAGGGGATACCTTCTAGCCATCAGTGAAGACCGAGCAGTTGGGACCCCGGCTCCCCAGTGGGGGCTTGGAGGAGACGGCTCCCTCTGACCAGTCTCCCGGCCCCTCCCTCGCCAGCTCAGGCAAGGTGGTGCCCGGTTGTCGGGTGAAGCTGGTGAACCAGGACGCAGAGGGCATTGGCGAGATCTGCCTATGGGGCCGCACCATCTTCATGGGCTACCTGAACATGGAGGACAAGACGTATGAGGCCATCGACGAGGAAGGCTGGCTGCACACAGGCGATGCTGGCCGCCTGGATGCCGATGGCTTCCTCTACATCACTGGGCGCCTCAAAGGTGAGCaccccaggccaggcgcagtggctcatgcctgtaatcccagcactttgggaggccaaggcgggcagattgcctgagttcaggagttcaagaccaccgtgggtaacatagagaaaccccatctctactaaaaacacacgaaaaattagctgggcgtggtggcacctgtaatcccagctattcgggaggctgaggcatgagaattgcttgaacccgggaggcaaagtttgcagtgagctgagattgcctcactgcacaccagcctgggagagagagctagactctgcctccaaaaacaaaaccaaaacaaacaaacaaaacaaggcaaGCGCCCTGGACAGCtgcagtggggtgggggcagaattCCACTGTCAGCACTGTTTATACCAGCTGCTGGTCTTGGGCCTTTATTAAGTGTCACACACCTTTAGTGACCGTTTTATTTACTCCACTCTCCTATGGGGCAGGTACTATTAACCTTAACTTGCTAATGAGGAcatccagagaggttaagtaacttgcccaaggtcacccagctagtaaaTGGTGGAGCTGGAAATCAGACCCCTAGAGAAACAAGGCAAGTCTTTCCAGAAGATTCAAGAGCATAAGTATTATGTATTTTTGTATGCAAACACGGATATGATGGGGAATAGAATGCAAATtggatataaaatttaaaataagacaaacttCTCACAGAGACAGAAATAGTTGGGGATGCCTCTGTGGAAGGATGTTCTGCCTGCTTCACCCAAGTTGGTGTCATGCCCGCAGCATCCACGTGGGAATCCCGCACTAGGGCTTCATGGGGGAAACTGAAGCTAAGTGAGTGGGTAAACTACTTTGTGGACATCACGCAGGCAGTGTGCGACCGTACCCAGGACCCAACTCATGGCCATGGAGGCTCGGCCACCCCAGGGAGGGACAAAAGGTCACAGTGGCGTTTGGGCCCTGGGATGTGCAGGCTGATGAGCCCTGGCAGGTACCCTCCAGTGAGGCCCCAGGAGCAACAGGTGGCTGCTTGGATGTGCCATGGGTGCCGCCTAGTGTGCCTCTTTGTAATGGCAGATGAGGGGACCCACATCCCTGCACTGGGGAGGATAGTAGCCAGAAAACCAAATCCAACCAGAGCCGGCCCTCCTTTTAGAACTAGTATAGTGAGAGGTAAGGGTCCAAATAGCTTTTCTCCAAATACATATCCAATGGACAcagcatcctttccccattgccttgCAGTGATACCTTTGTCCTTTATGAAGTGACTGAAGTGACTTTCTATGAGAGGTCTATGTGTGGACTCTATTTTGTTCCCTTGGTCTATTCGCCTATCCATGCACCAATACCCAGTGTCTTAATTTCTATAGCTTTATGACAGGGATAGATATCCGGCTAAGTCCTACAGCCttggtcttctttttcttcaagaTGACCTTGGCTATTCTTGGCCAttttcatttccatatgaattttagaatcattatATGTTTCCTCAAAAACTGGGTggaattttgattttgatttcattgaatctatagatcaatttggtgaggaaaataaatgtttatagtatTGTCTCTTCCAATTCACAAATATGATAAATCTCTCCATTTACTTAGGTCTTTTTAAGTTTCTCTCAATAatgtgctatttatttatttatttatttatttatttatttatttatttttgaaacgatctcgctttgttgcccaggctggagtgcactggcgtgatctcggatcactgcaacttctacctcctgggctcaagtgatcctccggtccagcctcagcctctcaagtagctgggaccacaggtgcaagccaccacaactggctaatttttatttttgtagagagggggttttgccatgttgcccaggctggtcttgagctcctgagctcaagccatcctcctgcctcagcgtcctaaagtgctgggattataggtgtgagccactgcatccagcctatgTTTTCTAGTGTAGAGATTTTTGCAcatctttctttatatttacttctaagaatttttatggtattttaaataatatcacttaaaaattttttttcagctcAGATGTTGctgcaaaatttttttgtcttctatttgtttgctgctggtatatagaaatacaactgctTTTTGTATATTGGCCTTGTATCAAATGACCTTTTGTGGATCATTTGATCAGACCACATATTCAATCCAGTAATGTGtgtattcttttgaattttctatggACACAACTATATCATCTGCAAATGAcagatgaatttttttcttgccaTATTGCACAGGTTAGGACCTCCAGGacagtgttgaatagaagtggtgatagtggtcatccttgttttgttcctgatctCAGGGGAGAAGCATTCACTATCTTACCATTAAGTATgcttggctgagcacagtggcttacacctgcaatcccagtactttgggaggctgaggcaggaggattgcttgagctcaggaattcgagaccaccctgggcaacacagtgagatcctgtctctatttattttaaaaaaattattaaatcttaaaaaaagTATGTTTGCTGTAAAAATTTTTAGATGTTCCTTATCGGATTAAAGAAGTTCCTTTCTAGCCTTAGTTTGCTTAAgggttttttaaatcatttactaATGGTAAaagatgctggtgagaatgcagagggCGGTAGTGAGGAGAAAAGGGCAGGAATGAGGTAGCAATGAGGAGGCATATGTTGGGGAGGCTGGGTTTTTGTCTTC
This genomic window contains:
- the ACSBG1 gene encoding long-chain-fatty-acid--CoA ligase ACSBG1 isoform X3 → MPRNSGAGYGCPHGDPSMLDSRETPQESRQDRIVGTTQEKLKTRGGAVDDSGRWAGAPAHRPQLPTASLHCASDVLRGPGQVRGPQRFGLQAPGQVGAHLLLPILPARPQSRQGLPEEWFFSAVGTVFAGGIVTGIYTTSSPEACQYIAYDCCANVIVVDTQKQLEKILKIWKQLPHLKAVVIYKEPPPNKMANVYTMEEFMELGNEVPEEALDAIIDTQQPNQCCVLVYTSGTTGNPKGVMLSQDNITWTARYGSQAGDIRPAEVQQEVVVSYLPLSHIAAQIYDLWTGIQWGAQVCFAEPDALKGSLVNTLREVEPTSHMGVPRVWEKIMERIQEVAAQSGFIRRKMLLWAMSVTLEQNLTCPGSDLKPFTTRLADYLVLAKVRQALGFAKCQKNFYGAAPMTAETQRFFLGLNIRLYAGYGLSETSGPHFMSSPYNYRLYSSGKVVPGCRVKLVNQDAEGIGEICLWGRTIFMGYLNMEDKTYEAIDEEGWLHTGDAGRLDADGFLYITGRLKELIITAGGENVPPVPIEEAVKMELPIISNAMLIGDQRKFLSMLLTLKCTLDPDTSDPTDNLTEQAVEFCQRVGSRATTVSEIVGKKDEAVYQAIEEGVRRVNTNAAARPYHIQKWAILERDFSISGGELGPTMKLKRLTVLEKYKDIIDSFYQQQKM
- the ACSBG1 gene encoding long-chain-fatty-acid--CoA ligase ACSBG1 isoform X4 translates to MPRNSGAGYGCPHGDPSMLDSRETPQESRQDRIVGTTQEKLKTSSLTDRQPLSKESLNHALELSVPEKVNNAQWDAPEEALWTTRADGRVRLRIDPSCPQLPYTVHRMFYEALDKYGDLSALGFKRQDKWEHISYSQYYLLARRAAKGFLKLGLKQAHSVAILGFNSPEWFFSAVGTVFAGGIVTGIYTTSSPEACQYIAYDCCANVIVVDTQKQLEKILKIWKQLPHLKAVVIYKEPPPNKMANVYTMEEFMELGNEVPEEALDAIIDTQQPNQCCVLVYTSGTTGNPKGVMLSQDNITWTARYGSQAGDIRPAEVQQEVVVSYLPLSHIAAQIYDLWTGIQWGAQVCFAEPDALKGSLVNTLREVEPTSHMGVPRVWEKIMERIQEVAAQSGFIRRKMLLWAMSVTLEQNLTCPGSDLKPFTTRLADYLVLAKVRQALGFAKCQKNFYGAAPMTAETQRFFLGLNIRLYAGYGLSETSGPHFMSSPYNYRLYSSGKVVPGCRVKLVNQDAEGIGEICLWGRTIFMGYLNMEDKTYEAIDEEGWLHTGDAGRLDADGFLYITGRLKGTGTGRRGPWMRCLSRLSRG